One genomic window of Motacilla alba alba isolate MOTALB_02 chromosome 1, Motacilla_alba_V1.0_pri, whole genome shotgun sequence includes the following:
- the SUPT20H gene encoding transcription factor SPT20 homolog isoform X7, whose protein sequence is MASTTMQQALELALDRAEYIIESARQRPPKRKYLSSGRKSVFQKLYDLYIEECEKEPEIKQKLRRNVNLLEKLVMQETLSCLVVNLYPGNEGYSLMLRGKNGSDSETIRLPYEEGELLEYLDAEELPPILVDLLEKSQVNIFHCGCVIAEIRDYRQSGNMKSPTYQSKHILLRPTMQTLICDVHSITSDNHKWTQEDKLLLESQLILATAEPLCLDPSIAVTCTTNRLLYNKQKMNTRPMKRCFKRYSRSSLNRQQEVAHYSTPPQLRLLDYLQKRKERKAAQQYDLKISKAGNCVDMWKQNPCYLTAPSEVDVEKYAKVEKSIKSDDSQPTVWPAHEMKDDYVFECEVGNQVQKTKLTIFQSLGNPLYYGKIQTLKGDEENDNLLTPSQFLIGSKTDAERVVNQYQELVQNEAKCTVKMFHNSSGSVSHLSPGKEMEQPESVSGSVQSSVLGKGVKHRPPPIKLPSSSGSSSSGNIFSSQQSSGHLKSPTPPPPSKPPGLSRKQSMDLNQVSMLSPAAMSPASSSQRSGTPKPSTPTPTNTPSSTPHPPDAQSSTPITLPATPTPKDSGFTPQPTLLTPFAQQQMSLSQALPVMTIPLSTMVTSITTGTTSTQVMANPAGLNFINVVGSVCGAQSLMSGSNPMLGCNTGAIAPAGINLSGILPPGGLVPSALPAAMQSASQAGSPFGLKNTSNLRPLNLLQGSDQGPSNQDQALSAQQAAVINLTGVGNFMQPQATVAILAASNGYGSSSSTSSSPASSTTFRQPLKK, encoded by the exons ATGGCTTCAACTACAATG CAACAAGCTTTAGAACTGGCATTGGATCGTGCTGAG tATATCATTGAAAGTGCCCGTCAGAGACCtcccaaaagaaaatatttatcaagTGGAAG aaaatctgtatttcaaaaacTTTATGATTTATATATTGAAGAATGTGAAAAAGAGCCTGAGATAAAG CAGAAGCTGAGACGAAATGTGAACTTACTTGAGAAGCTGGTTATGCAGGAGACGTTGTCATGTCTGGTGGTAAACCTCTATCCAGGAAATGAGGGTTATTCACTGAtgctcaggggaaaaaatggttcag ACTCTGAGACCATTCGTCTGCCTTATGAAGAAGGAGAGCTGCTTGAATATTTGGATGCAGAGGAGCTACCACCTATTTTGGTTGATCTTTTAGAAAAATCTCAG gttaatattttccattgtgGATGTGTCATAGCAGAAATACGTGACTATAGGCAGTCTGGTAACATGAAATCCCCAACGTACCAAAGCAAGCACATTCTTTTGCGACCTACAATGCAG ACTTTAATTTGTGATGTGCATTCTATAACAAGTGACAACCACAAATGGACACAG GAGGACAAACTCCTACTTGAGAGCCAACTTATTTTGGCTACAGCAGAGCCTTTGTGTCTTGATCCTTCAATAGCAGTGACCTGTACTACAAACAGACTCCTGTACAACAAGCAGAAGATGAACACTCGCCCCATGAAACG GTGCTTCAAAAGGTACTCAAGGTCCTCTCTGAACAGACAGCAAGAAGTAGCTCATTACTCAACTCCACCTCAGCTCAGACTACTTGACTACttacagaaaaggaaggagaggaaagcagcCCAGCAGTATGACCTCAAAATTTCAAAAGCTGGAAAT TGCGTAGATATGTGGAAACAGAACCCTTGCTACTTGACTGCTCCTTCTGAAGTAGAT GTGGAAAAATATGCCAAAGTGGAGAAGTCTATCAAGTCTGATGACTCACAACCAACTGTCTGGCCAGCACAC GAAATGAAGGATGATTATGTGTTTGAATGTGAAGTTGGTAATCAGgttcaaaaaacaaaactgaccaTTTTTCAGTCTCTTGGCAATCCCTTGTACTATGGTAAAATTCAGACGCTCAAAGGTGATGAGGAAAATGACAACCTCTTAACTCCATCACA GTTCCTTATTGGTTCGAAGACTGATGCTGAAAG GGTGGTGAACCAGTACCAGGAGTTAGTGCAAAATGAAGCTAAATGTACTGTGAAAATGTTTCATAATTCAAGTGGATCAGTCAGTCATCTTTCTccagggaaggaaatggaa cAGCCAGAAAGTGTATCAGGCTCTGTTCAGTCTTCAGTACTGGGGAAAGGTGTAAAACACCGACCTCCTCCTATCAAATTGCCTTCAAGTTCAGGAAGTAGCTcttcag GTAATATTTTTAGTTCACAACAGTCAAGTGGCCATCTTAAATCCCCAACTCCACCTCCTCCTTCTAAGCCTCCTGGTCTTTCTCGGAAACAATCTATGGATCTTAATCAAGTTAGCAtgctctctccagctgccaTGTCTCCTGCGAGCTCTTCACAAA GGTCTGGAACTCCTAAACCATCTACTCCTACTCCAACCAACACCCCTTCATCGACCCCACACCCTCCTGATGCTCAGAGCTCAACTCCTATTACCCTTCCTGCCACCCCTACTCCCAAAGATTCAGGCTTCACCCCTCAGCCCACTTTGTTAACCCCGTTTGCTCAGCAGCAAATGTCTCTGAGCCAGGCACTGCCTGTAATGACCATTCCTCTTTCCACCATGGTAACATCCATTACTACAGGAACAACCTCCACCCAGGTCATGGCAAACCCTGCAGGACTTAACTTCATCAATGTAGTGGGCTCTGTGTG TGGAGCACAGTCACTGATGAGTGGTTCAAACCCTATGTTGGGGTGCAACACTGGTGCCATAGCCCCTGCAGGTATAAATCTGAGTGGCATTTTACCCCCAGGAGGTCTGGTACCAAGTGCGCTGCCCGCTGCAATGCAGTCTGCCTCCCAAGCAG GCAGCCCATTTGGtttgaaaaatacatcaaatCTTCGGCCCTTAAATCTTCTACAG GGGTCTGACCAAGGTCCATCCAATCAAGATCAGGCATTATCTGCCCAACAAGCTGCTGTAATTAACCTGACTGGAGTAGGGAATTTTATGCAACCTCAAGCCACAG TTGCGATTCTTGCAGCATCAAATGGctatggcagcagcagcagcacaagcagctcaCCTGCATCATCAACAACATTCAGGCAGCCACtcaaaaagtaa
- the SUPT20H gene encoding transcription factor SPT20 homolog isoform X6, with the protein MASTTMQQALELALDRAEYIIESARQRPPKRKYLSSGRKSVFQKLYDLYIEECEKEPEIKQKLRRNVNLLEKLVMQETLSCLVVNLYPGNEGYSLMLRGKNGSDSETIRLPYEEGELLEYLDAEELPPILVDLLEKSQVNIFHCGCVIAEIRDYRQSGNMKSPTYQSKHILLRPTMQTLICDVHSITSDNHKWTQEDKLLLESQLILATAEPLCLDPSIAVTCTTNRLLYNKQKMNTRPMKRCFKRYSRSSLNRQQEVAHYSTPPQLRLLDYLQKRKERKAAQQYDLKISKAGNCVDMWKQNPCYLTAPSEVDVEKYAKVEKSIKSDDSQPTVWPAHEMKDDYVFECEVGNQVQKTKLTIFQSLGNPLYYGKIQTLKGDEENDNLLTPSQFLIGSKTDAERVVNQYQELVQNEAKCTVKMFHNSSGSVSHLSPGKEMEQPESVSGSVQSSVLGKGVKHRPPPIKLPSSSGSSSSGNIFSSQQSSGHLKSPTPPPPSKPPGLSRKQSMDLNQVSMLSPAAMSPASSSQRSGTPKPSTPTPTNTPSSTPHPPDAQSSTPITLPATPTPKDSGFTPQPTLLTPFAQQQMSLSQALPVMTIPLSTMVTSITTGTTSTQVMANPAGLNFINVVGSVCGAQSLMSGSNPMLGCNTGAIAPAGINLSGILPPGGLVPSALPAAMQSASQAGSPFGLKNTSNLRPLNLLQGSDQGPSNQDQALSAQQAAVINLTGVGNFMQPQATAVAILAASNGYGSSSSTSSSPASSTTFRQPLKK; encoded by the exons ATGGCTTCAACTACAATG CAACAAGCTTTAGAACTGGCATTGGATCGTGCTGAG tATATCATTGAAAGTGCCCGTCAGAGACCtcccaaaagaaaatatttatcaagTGGAAG aaaatctgtatttcaaaaacTTTATGATTTATATATTGAAGAATGTGAAAAAGAGCCTGAGATAAAG CAGAAGCTGAGACGAAATGTGAACTTACTTGAGAAGCTGGTTATGCAGGAGACGTTGTCATGTCTGGTGGTAAACCTCTATCCAGGAAATGAGGGTTATTCACTGAtgctcaggggaaaaaatggttcag ACTCTGAGACCATTCGTCTGCCTTATGAAGAAGGAGAGCTGCTTGAATATTTGGATGCAGAGGAGCTACCACCTATTTTGGTTGATCTTTTAGAAAAATCTCAG gttaatattttccattgtgGATGTGTCATAGCAGAAATACGTGACTATAGGCAGTCTGGTAACATGAAATCCCCAACGTACCAAAGCAAGCACATTCTTTTGCGACCTACAATGCAG ACTTTAATTTGTGATGTGCATTCTATAACAAGTGACAACCACAAATGGACACAG GAGGACAAACTCCTACTTGAGAGCCAACTTATTTTGGCTACAGCAGAGCCTTTGTGTCTTGATCCTTCAATAGCAGTGACCTGTACTACAAACAGACTCCTGTACAACAAGCAGAAGATGAACACTCGCCCCATGAAACG GTGCTTCAAAAGGTACTCAAGGTCCTCTCTGAACAGACAGCAAGAAGTAGCTCATTACTCAACTCCACCTCAGCTCAGACTACTTGACTACttacagaaaaggaaggagaggaaagcagcCCAGCAGTATGACCTCAAAATTTCAAAAGCTGGAAAT TGCGTAGATATGTGGAAACAGAACCCTTGCTACTTGACTGCTCCTTCTGAAGTAGAT GTGGAAAAATATGCCAAAGTGGAGAAGTCTATCAAGTCTGATGACTCACAACCAACTGTCTGGCCAGCACAC GAAATGAAGGATGATTATGTGTTTGAATGTGAAGTTGGTAATCAGgttcaaaaaacaaaactgaccaTTTTTCAGTCTCTTGGCAATCCCTTGTACTATGGTAAAATTCAGACGCTCAAAGGTGATGAGGAAAATGACAACCTCTTAACTCCATCACA GTTCCTTATTGGTTCGAAGACTGATGCTGAAAG GGTGGTGAACCAGTACCAGGAGTTAGTGCAAAATGAAGCTAAATGTACTGTGAAAATGTTTCATAATTCAAGTGGATCAGTCAGTCATCTTTCTccagggaaggaaatggaa cAGCCAGAAAGTGTATCAGGCTCTGTTCAGTCTTCAGTACTGGGGAAAGGTGTAAAACACCGACCTCCTCCTATCAAATTGCCTTCAAGTTCAGGAAGTAGCTcttcag GTAATATTTTTAGTTCACAACAGTCAAGTGGCCATCTTAAATCCCCAACTCCACCTCCTCCTTCTAAGCCTCCTGGTCTTTCTCGGAAACAATCTATGGATCTTAATCAAGTTAGCAtgctctctccagctgccaTGTCTCCTGCGAGCTCTTCACAAA GGTCTGGAACTCCTAAACCATCTACTCCTACTCCAACCAACACCCCTTCATCGACCCCACACCCTCCTGATGCTCAGAGCTCAACTCCTATTACCCTTCCTGCCACCCCTACTCCCAAAGATTCAGGCTTCACCCCTCAGCCCACTTTGTTAACCCCGTTTGCTCAGCAGCAAATGTCTCTGAGCCAGGCACTGCCTGTAATGACCATTCCTCTTTCCACCATGGTAACATCCATTACTACAGGAACAACCTCCACCCAGGTCATGGCAAACCCTGCAGGACTTAACTTCATCAATGTAGTGGGCTCTGTGTG TGGAGCACAGTCACTGATGAGTGGTTCAAACCCTATGTTGGGGTGCAACACTGGTGCCATAGCCCCTGCAGGTATAAATCTGAGTGGCATTTTACCCCCAGGAGGTCTGGTACCAAGTGCGCTGCCCGCTGCAATGCAGTCTGCCTCCCAAGCAG GCAGCCCATTTGGtttgaaaaatacatcaaatCTTCGGCCCTTAAATCTTCTACAG GGGTCTGACCAAGGTCCATCCAATCAAGATCAGGCATTATCTGCCCAACAAGCTGCTGTAATTAACCTGACTGGAGTAGGGAATTTTATGCAACCTCAAGCCACAG CAGTTGCGATTCTTGCAGCATCAAATGGctatggcagcagcagcagcacaagcagctcaCCTGCATCATCAACAACATTCAGGCAGCCACtcaaaaagtaa
- the SUPT20H gene encoding transcription factor SPT20 homolog isoform X11, with protein sequence MASTTMQQALELALDRAEYIIESARQRPPKRKYLSSGRKSVFQKLYDLYIEECEKEPEIKQKLRRNVNLLEKLVMQETLSCLVVNLYPGNEGYSLMLRGKNGSDSETIRLPYEEGELLEYLDAEELPPILVDLLEKSQVNIFHCGCVIAEIRDYRQSGNMKSPTYQSKHILLRPTMQTLICDVHSITSDNHKWTQEDKLLLESQLILATAEPLCLDPSIAVTCTTNRLLYNKQKMNTRPMKRCFKRYSRSSLNRQQEVAHYSTPPQLRLLDYLQKRKERKAAQQYDLKISKAGNCVDMWKQNPCYLTAPSEVDVEKYAKVEKSIKSDDSQPTVWPAHEMKDDYVFECEVGNQVQKTKLTIFQSLGNPLYYGKIQTLKGDEENDNLLTPSQFLIGSKTDAERVVNQYQELVQNEAKCTVKMFHNSSGSVSHLSPGKEMEQPESVSGSVQSSVLGKGVKHRPPPIKLPSSSGSSSSGNIFSSQQSSGHLKSPTPPPPSKPPGLSRKQSMDLNQVSMLSPAAMSPASSSQRTTSTQVMANPAGLNFINVVGSVCGAQSLMSGSNPMLGCNTGAIAPAGINLSGILPPGGLVPSALPAAMQSASQAGSPFGLKNTSNLRPLNLLQGSDQGPSNQDQALSAQQAAVINLTGVGNFMQPQATAVAILAASNGYGSSSSTSSSPASSTTFRQPLKK encoded by the exons ATGGCTTCAACTACAATG CAACAAGCTTTAGAACTGGCATTGGATCGTGCTGAG tATATCATTGAAAGTGCCCGTCAGAGACCtcccaaaagaaaatatttatcaagTGGAAG aaaatctgtatttcaaaaacTTTATGATTTATATATTGAAGAATGTGAAAAAGAGCCTGAGATAAAG CAGAAGCTGAGACGAAATGTGAACTTACTTGAGAAGCTGGTTATGCAGGAGACGTTGTCATGTCTGGTGGTAAACCTCTATCCAGGAAATGAGGGTTATTCACTGAtgctcaggggaaaaaatggttcag ACTCTGAGACCATTCGTCTGCCTTATGAAGAAGGAGAGCTGCTTGAATATTTGGATGCAGAGGAGCTACCACCTATTTTGGTTGATCTTTTAGAAAAATCTCAG gttaatattttccattgtgGATGTGTCATAGCAGAAATACGTGACTATAGGCAGTCTGGTAACATGAAATCCCCAACGTACCAAAGCAAGCACATTCTTTTGCGACCTACAATGCAG ACTTTAATTTGTGATGTGCATTCTATAACAAGTGACAACCACAAATGGACACAG GAGGACAAACTCCTACTTGAGAGCCAACTTATTTTGGCTACAGCAGAGCCTTTGTGTCTTGATCCTTCAATAGCAGTGACCTGTACTACAAACAGACTCCTGTACAACAAGCAGAAGATGAACACTCGCCCCATGAAACG GTGCTTCAAAAGGTACTCAAGGTCCTCTCTGAACAGACAGCAAGAAGTAGCTCATTACTCAACTCCACCTCAGCTCAGACTACTTGACTACttacagaaaaggaaggagaggaaagcagcCCAGCAGTATGACCTCAAAATTTCAAAAGCTGGAAAT TGCGTAGATATGTGGAAACAGAACCCTTGCTACTTGACTGCTCCTTCTGAAGTAGAT GTGGAAAAATATGCCAAAGTGGAGAAGTCTATCAAGTCTGATGACTCACAACCAACTGTCTGGCCAGCACAC GAAATGAAGGATGATTATGTGTTTGAATGTGAAGTTGGTAATCAGgttcaaaaaacaaaactgaccaTTTTTCAGTCTCTTGGCAATCCCTTGTACTATGGTAAAATTCAGACGCTCAAAGGTGATGAGGAAAATGACAACCTCTTAACTCCATCACA GTTCCTTATTGGTTCGAAGACTGATGCTGAAAG GGTGGTGAACCAGTACCAGGAGTTAGTGCAAAATGAAGCTAAATGTACTGTGAAAATGTTTCATAATTCAAGTGGATCAGTCAGTCATCTTTCTccagggaaggaaatggaa cAGCCAGAAAGTGTATCAGGCTCTGTTCAGTCTTCAGTACTGGGGAAAGGTGTAAAACACCGACCTCCTCCTATCAAATTGCCTTCAAGTTCAGGAAGTAGCTcttcag GTAATATTTTTAGTTCACAACAGTCAAGTGGCCATCTTAAATCCCCAACTCCACCTCCTCCTTCTAAGCCTCCTGGTCTTTCTCGGAAACAATCTATGGATCTTAATCAAGTTAGCAtgctctctccagctgccaTGTCTCCTGCGAGCTCTTCACAAA GAACAACCTCCACCCAGGTCATGGCAAACCCTGCAGGACTTAACTTCATCAATGTAGTGGGCTCTGTGTG TGGAGCACAGTCACTGATGAGTGGTTCAAACCCTATGTTGGGGTGCAACACTGGTGCCATAGCCCCTGCAGGTATAAATCTGAGTGGCATTTTACCCCCAGGAGGTCTGGTACCAAGTGCGCTGCCCGCTGCAATGCAGTCTGCCTCCCAAGCAG GCAGCCCATTTGGtttgaaaaatacatcaaatCTTCGGCCCTTAAATCTTCTACAG GGGTCTGACCAAGGTCCATCCAATCAAGATCAGGCATTATCTGCCCAACAAGCTGCTGTAATTAACCTGACTGGAGTAGGGAATTTTATGCAACCTCAAGCCACAG CAGTTGCGATTCTTGCAGCATCAAATGGctatggcagcagcagcagcacaagcagctcaCCTGCATCATCAACAACATTCAGGCAGCCACtcaaaaagtaa
- the SUPT20H gene encoding transcription factor SPT20 homolog isoform X12, with translation MASTTMQQALELALDRAEYIIESARQRPPKRKYLSSGRKSVFQKLYDLYIEECEKEPEIKQKLRRNVNLLEKLVMQETLSCLVVNLYPGNEGYSLMLRGKNGSDSETIRLPYEEGELLEYLDAEELPPILVDLLEKSQVNIFHCGCVIAEIRDYRQSGNMKSPTYQSKHILLRPTMQTLICDVHSITSDNHKWTQEDKLLLESQLILATAEPLCLDPSIAVTCTTNRLLYNKQKMNTRPMKRCFKRYSRSSLNRQQEVAHYSTPPQLRLLDYLQKRKERKAAQQYDLKISKAGNCVDMWKQNPCYLTAPSEVDVEKYAKVEKSIKSDDSQPTVWPAHEMKDDYVFECEVGNQVQKTKLTIFQSLGNPLYYGKIQTLKGDEENDNLLTPSQFLIGSKTDAERVVNQYQELVQNEAKCTVKMFHNSSGSVSHLSPGKEMEQPESVSGSVQSSVLGKGVKHRPPPIKLPSSSGSSSSGNIFSSQQSSGHLKSPTPPPPSKPPGLSRKQSMDLNQVSMLSPAAMSPASSSQRSGTPKPSTPTPTNTPSSTPHPPDAQSSTPITLPATPTPKDSGFTPQPTLLTPFAQQQMSLSQALPVMTIPLSTMVTSITTGTTSTQVMANPAGLNFINVVGSVCGAQSLMSGSNPMLGCNTGAIAPAGINLSGILPPGGLVPSALPAAMQSASQAVAIRGY, from the exons ATGGCTTCAACTACAATG CAACAAGCTTTAGAACTGGCATTGGATCGTGCTGAG tATATCATTGAAAGTGCCCGTCAGAGACCtcccaaaagaaaatatttatcaagTGGAAG aaaatctgtatttcaaaaacTTTATGATTTATATATTGAAGAATGTGAAAAAGAGCCTGAGATAAAG CAGAAGCTGAGACGAAATGTGAACTTACTTGAGAAGCTGGTTATGCAGGAGACGTTGTCATGTCTGGTGGTAAACCTCTATCCAGGAAATGAGGGTTATTCACTGAtgctcaggggaaaaaatggttcag ACTCTGAGACCATTCGTCTGCCTTATGAAGAAGGAGAGCTGCTTGAATATTTGGATGCAGAGGAGCTACCACCTATTTTGGTTGATCTTTTAGAAAAATCTCAG gttaatattttccattgtgGATGTGTCATAGCAGAAATACGTGACTATAGGCAGTCTGGTAACATGAAATCCCCAACGTACCAAAGCAAGCACATTCTTTTGCGACCTACAATGCAG ACTTTAATTTGTGATGTGCATTCTATAACAAGTGACAACCACAAATGGACACAG GAGGACAAACTCCTACTTGAGAGCCAACTTATTTTGGCTACAGCAGAGCCTTTGTGTCTTGATCCTTCAATAGCAGTGACCTGTACTACAAACAGACTCCTGTACAACAAGCAGAAGATGAACACTCGCCCCATGAAACG GTGCTTCAAAAGGTACTCAAGGTCCTCTCTGAACAGACAGCAAGAAGTAGCTCATTACTCAACTCCACCTCAGCTCAGACTACTTGACTACttacagaaaaggaaggagaggaaagcagcCCAGCAGTATGACCTCAAAATTTCAAAAGCTGGAAAT TGCGTAGATATGTGGAAACAGAACCCTTGCTACTTGACTGCTCCTTCTGAAGTAGAT GTGGAAAAATATGCCAAAGTGGAGAAGTCTATCAAGTCTGATGACTCACAACCAACTGTCTGGCCAGCACAC GAAATGAAGGATGATTATGTGTTTGAATGTGAAGTTGGTAATCAGgttcaaaaaacaaaactgaccaTTTTTCAGTCTCTTGGCAATCCCTTGTACTATGGTAAAATTCAGACGCTCAAAGGTGATGAGGAAAATGACAACCTCTTAACTCCATCACA GTTCCTTATTGGTTCGAAGACTGATGCTGAAAG GGTGGTGAACCAGTACCAGGAGTTAGTGCAAAATGAAGCTAAATGTACTGTGAAAATGTTTCATAATTCAAGTGGATCAGTCAGTCATCTTTCTccagggaaggaaatggaa cAGCCAGAAAGTGTATCAGGCTCTGTTCAGTCTTCAGTACTGGGGAAAGGTGTAAAACACCGACCTCCTCCTATCAAATTGCCTTCAAGTTCAGGAAGTAGCTcttcag GTAATATTTTTAGTTCACAACAGTCAAGTGGCCATCTTAAATCCCCAACTCCACCTCCTCCTTCTAAGCCTCCTGGTCTTTCTCGGAAACAATCTATGGATCTTAATCAAGTTAGCAtgctctctccagctgccaTGTCTCCTGCGAGCTCTTCACAAA GGTCTGGAACTCCTAAACCATCTACTCCTACTCCAACCAACACCCCTTCATCGACCCCACACCCTCCTGATGCTCAGAGCTCAACTCCTATTACCCTTCCTGCCACCCCTACTCCCAAAGATTCAGGCTTCACCCCTCAGCCCACTTTGTTAACCCCGTTTGCTCAGCAGCAAATGTCTCTGAGCCAGGCACTGCCTGTAATGACCATTCCTCTTTCCACCATGGTAACATCCATTACTACAGGAACAACCTCCACCCAGGTCATGGCAAACCCTGCAGGACTTAACTTCATCAATGTAGTGGGCTCTGTGTG TGGAGCACAGTCACTGATGAGTGGTTCAAACCCTATGTTGGGGTGCAACACTGGTGCCATAGCCCCTGCAGGTATAAATCTGAGTGGCATTTTACCCCCAGGAGGTCTGGTACCAAGTGCGCTGCCCGCTGCAATGCAGTCTGCCTCCCAAGCAG TTGCCATTAGAGGATACTGA
- the SUPT20H gene encoding transcription factor SPT20 homolog isoform X10 → MASTTMQQALELALDRAEYIIESARQRPPKRKYLSSGRKSVFQKLYDLYIEECEKEPEIKQKLRRNVNLLEKLVMQETLSCLVVNLYPGNEGYSLMLRGKNGSDSETIRLPYEEGELLEYLDAEELPPILVDLLEKSQVNIFHCGCVIAEIRDYRQSGNMKSPTYQSKHILLRPTMQTLICDVHSITSDNHKWTQEDKLLLESQLILATAEPLCLDPSIAVTCTTNRLLYNKQKMNTRPMKRCFKRYSRSSLNRQQEVAHYSTPPQLRLLDYLQKRKERKAAQQYDLKISKAGNCVDMWKQNPCYLTAPSEVDVEKYAKVEKSIKSDDSQPTVWPAHEMKDDYVFECEVGNQVQKTKLTIFQSLGNPLYYGKIQTLKGDEENDNLLTPSQFLIGSKTDAERVVNQYQELVQNEAKCTVKMFHNSSGSVSHLSPGKEMEQPESVSGSVQSSVLGKGVKHRPPPIKLPSSSGSSSSGNIFSSQQSSGHLKSPTPPPPSKPPGLSRKQSMDLNQVSMLSPAAMSPASSSQRSGTPKPSTPTPTNTPSSTPHPPDAQSSTPITLPATPTPKDSGFTPQPTLLTPFAQQQMSLSQALPVMTIPLSTMVTSITTGTTSTQVMANPAGLNFINVVGSVCGAQSLMSGSNPMLGCNTGAIAPAGINLSGILPPGGLVPSALPAAMQSASQADCPICLHPS, encoded by the exons ATGGCTTCAACTACAATG CAACAAGCTTTAGAACTGGCATTGGATCGTGCTGAG tATATCATTGAAAGTGCCCGTCAGAGACCtcccaaaagaaaatatttatcaagTGGAAG aaaatctgtatttcaaaaacTTTATGATTTATATATTGAAGAATGTGAAAAAGAGCCTGAGATAAAG CAGAAGCTGAGACGAAATGTGAACTTACTTGAGAAGCTGGTTATGCAGGAGACGTTGTCATGTCTGGTGGTAAACCTCTATCCAGGAAATGAGGGTTATTCACTGAtgctcaggggaaaaaatggttcag ACTCTGAGACCATTCGTCTGCCTTATGAAGAAGGAGAGCTGCTTGAATATTTGGATGCAGAGGAGCTACCACCTATTTTGGTTGATCTTTTAGAAAAATCTCAG gttaatattttccattgtgGATGTGTCATAGCAGAAATACGTGACTATAGGCAGTCTGGTAACATGAAATCCCCAACGTACCAAAGCAAGCACATTCTTTTGCGACCTACAATGCAG ACTTTAATTTGTGATGTGCATTCTATAACAAGTGACAACCACAAATGGACACAG GAGGACAAACTCCTACTTGAGAGCCAACTTATTTTGGCTACAGCAGAGCCTTTGTGTCTTGATCCTTCAATAGCAGTGACCTGTACTACAAACAGACTCCTGTACAACAAGCAGAAGATGAACACTCGCCCCATGAAACG GTGCTTCAAAAGGTACTCAAGGTCCTCTCTGAACAGACAGCAAGAAGTAGCTCATTACTCAACTCCACCTCAGCTCAGACTACTTGACTACttacagaaaaggaaggagaggaaagcagcCCAGCAGTATGACCTCAAAATTTCAAAAGCTGGAAAT TGCGTAGATATGTGGAAACAGAACCCTTGCTACTTGACTGCTCCTTCTGAAGTAGAT GTGGAAAAATATGCCAAAGTGGAGAAGTCTATCAAGTCTGATGACTCACAACCAACTGTCTGGCCAGCACAC GAAATGAAGGATGATTATGTGTTTGAATGTGAAGTTGGTAATCAGgttcaaaaaacaaaactgaccaTTTTTCAGTCTCTTGGCAATCCCTTGTACTATGGTAAAATTCAGACGCTCAAAGGTGATGAGGAAAATGACAACCTCTTAACTCCATCACA GTTCCTTATTGGTTCGAAGACTGATGCTGAAAG GGTGGTGAACCAGTACCAGGAGTTAGTGCAAAATGAAGCTAAATGTACTGTGAAAATGTTTCATAATTCAAGTGGATCAGTCAGTCATCTTTCTccagggaaggaaatggaa cAGCCAGAAAGTGTATCAGGCTCTGTTCAGTCTTCAGTACTGGGGAAAGGTGTAAAACACCGACCTCCTCCTATCAAATTGCCTTCAAGTTCAGGAAGTAGCTcttcag GTAATATTTTTAGTTCACAACAGTCAAGTGGCCATCTTAAATCCCCAACTCCACCTCCTCCTTCTAAGCCTCCTGGTCTTTCTCGGAAACAATCTATGGATCTTAATCAAGTTAGCAtgctctctccagctgccaTGTCTCCTGCGAGCTCTTCACAAA GGTCTGGAACTCCTAAACCATCTACTCCTACTCCAACCAACACCCCTTCATCGACCCCACACCCTCCTGATGCTCAGAGCTCAACTCCTATTACCCTTCCTGCCACCCCTACTCCCAAAGATTCAGGCTTCACCCCTCAGCCCACTTTGTTAACCCCGTTTGCTCAGCAGCAAATGTCTCTGAGCCAGGCACTGCCTGTAATGACCATTCCTCTTTCCACCATGGTAACATCCATTACTACAGGAACAACCTCCACCCAGGTCATGGCAAACCCTGCAGGACTTAACTTCATCAATGTAGTGGGCTCTGTGTG TGGAGCACAGTCACTGATGAGTGGTTCAAACCCTATGTTGGGGTGCAACACTGGTGCCATAGCCCCTGCAGGTATAAATCTGAGTGGCATTTTACCCCCAGGAGGTCTGGTACCAAGTGCGCTGCCCGCTGCAATGCAGTCTGCCTCCCAAGCAG ACTGTCCAATTTGCTTACATCCTTCTTAA